One Dokdonia sp. Dokd-P16 genomic window carries:
- the brxL gene encoding BREX system Lon protease-like protein BrxL, which translates to MELKDKIIQHFEGKVVRKDLTALVKGNNPVPAYVLEYLLGQYCAIDDEEIINTGIEKVKNIIKDNYVHRSDSEIIKATIRDTGNHKIIDKVNVSLNDRANIYEAEFANLGLKKVPIPDSMVMSNQKLLSGGGVWCILNMGYSHAEDTPMRWIIVDLKPIQVANVDVQEYIDLRKEFTTDEWLDLMMHSIGLNPEYFNKRDKLIQLSRLIPHVENNYNFIELGPKGTGKSHIFSELSPHGVLVSGGDVSKARLFVNNTGNKIGLVGYWDVVALDEFEQEKGGRTDGDLVKIMQNYMANQSFNRGKETYQATASMAFVGNTKHNVPYMLKNSHLFESIPDGYIKGAFLDRMHMYVPGWEVSILKSSVFSNEYGFIVDYLAELLRELRKNDYSGILHQKITLDGSLTTRDKTAIYKSFSGLAKIIYPDQNIPDDELLELLDFAVEGRKRVKDQLYIIDETFRNEPVTFKYVVKSSREEYEPETLENLNYNAAIEVKQEEADESVEINYRKPVVLKTGQTILKDNQTGISYKKLFGDHLVGATNITIQDPYIRLPYQFKNLLEFCSMLGSLKDPEQLINLEVISWNNEEFIEDSKNYFQELSENLQELGIHLTYRLEQHHDRYIAADNGWKITLGRGLDIFEKREGRFNIADLDQTKRKCKSCEITYLKL; encoded by the coding sequence ATGGAACTAAAAGATAAAATAATACAACATTTTGAAGGTAAGGTGGTGCGTAAAGATCTTACAGCACTGGTAAAAGGAAACAATCCTGTACCTGCGTATGTACTTGAATATTTACTTGGGCAATACTGTGCAATAGATGATGAAGAGATCATCAATACAGGTATTGAGAAAGTAAAAAACATAATTAAAGACAATTATGTGCACCGTTCTGACTCTGAGATTATCAAAGCAACTATCAGGGATACTGGTAATCATAAGATCATAGATAAGGTCAATGTTTCTTTAAATGATCGTGCAAACATCTACGAAGCTGAGTTTGCTAACCTAGGTTTGAAAAAAGTGCCAATTCCAGATTCAATGGTAATGAGTAACCAAAAGCTATTGAGCGGTGGTGGCGTTTGGTGTATTTTAAATATGGGTTACTCTCACGCAGAGGATACGCCTATGCGATGGATTATCGTAGATCTTAAACCTATACAAGTAGCAAATGTTGATGTACAAGAATATATTGACTTGCGAAAGGAGTTTACCACAGATGAATGGCTAGACTTGATGATGCACAGCATCGGTCTTAATCCAGAGTATTTTAATAAAAGAGATAAACTTATACAGTTATCAAGATTAATTCCTCACGTAGAGAACAATTATAATTTTATAGAATTAGGTCCTAAAGGAACTGGTAAATCACACATATTTTCTGAGTTATCTCCTCACGGTGTATTAGTATCTGGTGGTGATGTAAGTAAGGCCCGTCTGTTTGTAAATAACACAGGAAATAAGATTGGATTAGTAGGCTATTGGGATGTGGTAGCCTTAGATGAATTTGAGCAAGAAAAAGGTGGCCGTACTGATGGAGATCTAGTGAAAATTATGCAGAATTATATGGCAAATCAGAGCTTTAACCGTGGTAAGGAGACGTATCAGGCTACAGCATCAATGGCATTTGTCGGTAATACAAAGCACAACGTTCCTTATATGTTGAAGAACTCACACTTGTTTGAATCCATTCCGGACGGTTATATAAAGGGTGCTTTTTTAGATAGAATGCATATGTACGTACCTGGATGGGAAGTTAGTATTCTTAAAAGTTCTGTATTCTCAAATGAATATGGTTTTATAGTAGATTATCTTGCTGAGCTACTGCGAGAACTTCGTAAGAACGATTATTCAGGCATTTTACATCAAAAAATAACCTTAGATGGTTCGTTAACCACGAGAGATAAAACTGCGATCTATAAATCCTTCTCAGGGCTTGCTAAGATTATATATCCAGATCAAAACATTCCAGATGATGAATTATTAGAGTTGTTAGACTTTGCGGTAGAGGGAAGGAAACGAGTAAAAGATCAATTGTATATCATTGATGAAACATTTAGAAACGAACCAGTAACCTTTAAATATGTAGTAAAATCAAGTCGTGAGGAATATGAGCCAGAAACATTAGAAAATTTAAACTATAATGCAGCTATTGAAGTTAAACAAGAAGAAGCAGATGAAAGTGTTGAAATTAATTATAGAAAACCAGTTGTCTTAAAAACTGGACAAACCATTCTAAAAGATAATCAAACTGGCATATCGTATAAAAAGCTATTTGGAGATCATTTGGTTGGAGCAACAAATATTACCATCCAAGATCCATACATTCGATTACCATATCAGTTTAAAAACCTTTTAGAGTTTTGTTCTATGTTGGGATCTTTAAAAGATCCAGAGCAATTGATAAATCTAGAAGTCATTTCATGGAACAATGAAGAGTTTATAGAAGATTCAAAGAACTATTTTCAGGAATTGTCTGAAAATTTGCAAGAGCTAGGTATACATTTAACCTATCGACTAGAACAGCATCACGACAGATACATAGCAGCAGACAATGGATGGAAGATTACTTTAGGTCGTGGCCTAGACATATTTGAAAAAAGAGAAGGTCGATTCAATATCGCCGATCTGGATCAAACAAAACGCAAGTGCAAATCTTGTGAAATCACATACTTAAAATTGTAA
- the pglX gene encoding BREX-1 system adenine-specific DNA-methyltransferase PglX, producing the protein MNTKTFAQQARTLLMDGVSRKLIYWGFSPKGEILEQPDAVSGGYTFRGDAFDDDNVPELWQSLKKAVQKKGIEVVVEEAAYTWFNRLMAIRILAKNGYDLPQLDFADGLNNTPILLQKARQGQYDFLNAAEKTRLQRIIGDYNKENDAFALLLVGYCHSHNTLNKVFGKLDDYTELLLPDNMLQDQGFLSLLNTTDAISDDEYKEVELIGWLYQFYISERKKEVFTSFNNNKKAEAKDIPAATQIFTPNWIVKYMVENTAGKIWLDHKPDSPIKDQMKYLVINENNDGHAEPVEARAAKSLIADVEELTLIDPACGSGHILVEGFDLLYKMYQEEYYTPEEAIQTIFSKNLYGLDIDDRAAQLSTFAVLLKAAQVYPDVWSKDWQLNIYPMPEANAFSTQEITYFLGEDGKDYIEEVEKALQLMQQAKNLGSVMQLNLSEESIEFIIERYEYLQTQEHLTFELQTIKPKLEQYIPILITLSRKFTAVVANPPYLYQTNMNSGLKKYLSKYYPISKADLFAVFMESTLSMTLQLGFMGMINQHSWMFLSSYEKLREMIIGNYSIQSMLHLGPRSFEELSGEVVQSTAFILKNSNKIDKGTYYRLVDYRNVHEKEKNFIIQNNKFSGIPQTYFNQIPGRPIAYWANKTYQRIFSVSKNLEEISNPRQGMKTLNNKKFIHFWSEVSFKKLNLTARSLSDTNNSIFKWYPINHGGAYRKWYGNNLEVVNWQNDGKEIKTLAKRKYNSVTRTVTNLASYLQHGISWGTIASGSASFRTFPKGFFFSNSGQSLIQTNINDQNYLVALLNSRVSKSILDILTPGMGFESGYLKKIPVINVKDFSFKRVEEVISIAKKDWDSREISWDFEQSPLLNNCNSFAKAYQKWDEEVTQDFFELQSNEEELNRIFIDIYGLQDELTPEVALKNITILQDELSGKDLEALEPQFREQGATAVELPINKAVVMQQFISYAIGIFMGRYRLDKPGLNIAHPNPTQEELASYSYNNGHVIIDEDAIVPLMGTRANFKDDALYQIQELLDTIWGKETRTENLNFLQDGLNKDLEKYLLKDFWKDHCKVYKKKPIYWLFSSKKGAFQVLVYMHRMNAFTVEKIRANYLLEHLKHLNTSIAALEKEEANLTTQQGRRLDQLRKDLRECEEYDMLLKDAADNQIVFDLDNGVTENYKLFDGVVEKIK; encoded by the coding sequence ATGAATACAAAGACATTTGCACAGCAGGCACGTACATTATTAATGGATGGTGTATCTAGAAAACTGATCTATTGGGGTTTTAGTCCTAAGGGAGAAATACTAGAACAACCAGACGCTGTTTCTGGTGGTTATACCTTTAGAGGTGATGCTTTTGATGATGATAACGTTCCAGAACTCTGGCAGTCGCTTAAAAAAGCGGTACAGAAAAAAGGAATTGAAGTTGTTGTAGAAGAGGCAGCCTATACGTGGTTTAATCGATTAATGGCGATACGTATTCTTGCCAAAAATGGGTACGATTTACCACAACTGGATTTTGCAGATGGTCTTAACAATACACCTATACTCTTACAAAAAGCGAGACAAGGACAATATGATTTTCTCAATGCAGCAGAGAAAACAAGACTACAACGTATTATAGGCGATTATAATAAAGAAAATGATGCTTTTGCATTATTGCTGGTAGGCTATTGCCACTCACACAATACACTTAATAAAGTCTTTGGAAAACTAGACGATTACACAGAGCTACTCTTGCCAGATAATATGTTGCAAGATCAAGGTTTTTTAAGTTTATTAAACACCACAGATGCTATAAGCGATGATGAGTATAAAGAAGTAGAACTCATAGGCTGGCTCTACCAGTTTTACATCTCAGAACGTAAAAAAGAAGTTTTCACTTCCTTTAATAATAATAAAAAAGCCGAAGCTAAAGACATACCAGCTGCTACCCAGATTTTTACACCTAACTGGATTGTAAAATATATGGTAGAGAATACCGCAGGTAAGATTTGGCTAGACCATAAACCAGATAGCCCTATTAAAGACCAAATGAAATATTTGGTTATTAATGAAAATAATGACGGTCACGCTGAGCCTGTCGAAGCGCGTGCGGCAAAATCATTGATCGCAGACGTTGAAGAGTTAACACTTATAGACCCAGCCTGTGGCTCTGGTCACATTCTCGTAGAAGGCTTTGACTTGCTCTATAAAATGTACCAAGAGGAATACTACACACCAGAAGAAGCAATACAGACCATTTTCTCAAAAAATCTCTACGGACTAGATATAGACGATCGTGCAGCACAATTGTCCACTTTTGCGGTCTTATTAAAAGCAGCACAGGTATATCCAGACGTATGGAGTAAAGACTGGCAATTGAACATCTATCCAATGCCAGAAGCAAATGCTTTTAGCACGCAAGAAATTACATACTTTCTTGGCGAAGATGGAAAAGACTATATAGAAGAAGTAGAGAAAGCATTACAATTAATGCAACAAGCTAAAAACTTAGGTTCTGTAATGCAATTAAACCTGAGCGAGGAATCTATAGAGTTCATTATAGAACGATATGAGTACTTGCAAACTCAAGAGCATTTAACTTTTGAGCTACAAACCATAAAACCTAAGCTAGAGCAATACATCCCTATATTGATAACGCTTTCGCGAAAGTTTACTGCCGTAGTGGCAAATCCTCCATATTTATATCAAACAAATATGAACTCAGGTCTTAAAAAATATTTGAGTAAATATTACCCTATTTCAAAAGCAGATCTTTTTGCTGTATTTATGGAAAGTACGCTTTCAATGACTTTACAACTGGGCTTTATGGGAATGATAAATCAACACTCTTGGATGTTTTTATCATCTTATGAAAAACTAAGAGAAATGATTATTGGAAATTATAGTATTCAAAGTATGCTGCACCTAGGTCCAAGATCTTTTGAAGAATTAAGTGGCGAGGTAGTACAATCAACAGCTTTCATCCTTAAAAACAGTAATAAAATAGATAAAGGGACATATTATAGATTAGTTGATTATCGAAATGTTCACGAGAAAGAAAAAAATTTTATAATCCAAAATAATAAGTTTTCTGGTATTCCTCAAACTTATTTCAATCAAATCCCTGGAAGGCCAATAGCCTATTGGGCTAATAAAACATATCAAAGAATTTTTTCTGTATCTAAAAATCTTGAAGAGATTTCGAATCCTAGGCAAGGGATGAAAACTCTAAATAATAAAAAATTTATACACTTTTGGTCAGAAGTTAGTTTTAAAAAATTGAACCTAACCGCTAGATCATTATCTGACACAAATAATAGTATTTTCAAATGGTACCCTATAAATCACGGTGGAGCCTATCGTAAATGGTATGGAAATAATCTAGAGGTAGTTAATTGGCAAAACGATGGAAAGGAGATTAAAACGTTGGCTAAAAGAAAATATAATTCAGTAACTCGTACTGTTACAAATCTAGCTTCGTATTTACAACACGGTATTTCTTGGGGTACGATTGCCTCTGGTTCAGCTTCTTTTAGAACATTCCCTAAAGGCTTTTTTTTCTCCAATTCTGGACAGTCCTTAATTCAGACGAACATTAATGATCAAAATTACCTTGTGGCACTTTTGAATTCTCGAGTTTCAAAATCCATTTTAGACATTCTTACGCCAGGTATGGGGTTTGAATCTGGATATTTAAAAAAAATACCAGTAATCAATGTAAAAGATTTTAGTTTTAAGCGAGTGGAAGAAGTTATTTCAATTGCTAAAAAAGATTGGGATTCACGAGAAATCTCCTGGGATTTTGAGCAAAGTCCATTATTAAATAATTGCAACTCTTTTGCGAAAGCGTATCAAAAATGGGATGAAGAGGTAACCCAAGACTTCTTTGAATTACAAAGTAATGAAGAAGAACTCAACCGCATTTTTATAGACATTTATGGCTTACAAGATGAGCTCACTCCAGAAGTTGCATTAAAAAACATTACCATTTTACAAGATGAGCTTTCTGGTAAAGACCTAGAAGCACTAGAACCACAGTTTAGAGAACAAGGTGCTACAGCTGTTGAGCTGCCTATTAATAAAGCAGTAGTGATGCAGCAATTTATAAGTTATGCCATCGGTATATTTATGGGGCGTTACCGTCTAGACAAGCCAGGTTTAAATATTGCGCATCCTAATCCTACACAAGAAGAGTTGGCTTCCTATTCTTATAATAACGGCCACGTAATTATAGATGAAGATGCCATTGTACCATTAATGGGAACGAGAGCCAATTTTAAAGATGATGCCTTGTATCAAATACAAGAGTTGTTAGATACCATCTGGGGCAAAGAAACGAGAACAGAAAACTTGAACTTCTTACAAGACGGTCTCAATAAAGATCTAGAAAAATACTTGCTTAAAGACTTCTGGAAAGACCATTGCAAGGTTTATAAAAAGAAGCCTATTTACTGGTTATTCAGTTCAAAAAAAGGAGCTTTTCAAGTACTCGTATATATGCACCGTATGAATGCCTTTACCGTAGAGAAAATAAGAGCTAATTATTTACTTGAACACTTAAAGCATCTCAATACCAGTATTGCTGCCTTAGAAAAAGAAGAAGCAAACCTTACCACGCAACAAGGCCGTAGGCTAGATCAACTACGTAAGGACCTACGCGAGTGTGAAGAATATGATATGCTATTAAAAGATGCTGCAGATAATCAAATCGTTTTTGATCTAGATAATGGTGTGACGGAGAATTACAAATTGTTTGATGGTGTAGTTGAAAAGATAAAATAG
- the pglZ gene encoding BREX-1 system phosphatase PglZ type A, translated as MLKERIQDYFKNNPRLRVLFFFDKDQEYLEEVDALDLQDIHIEKYKNTPFSTKVKLLTELHTEKVFLYLTLASPATQDAYHNFPLMGLLLANKELQLDNVGEFMERFALKRHQKNLVARYISELKYSGVQSVCEPILNTSNFNETALQRALVSAFLKFKKIESWSILSARLLVVANKEDTNEAVRFVKKVSSLNFEDTVLHKINECTGYAIQELSVAQLQKTAQSVLYNNITQNISKVEKDPYRNLKVEDPTKITQLNQLLYEVERNPNLSQDFVTTLSKAEIHIKGATLLQVYGVDADFAFYTTAMVWDIVDRLQSTLREHPEYAFAKAEHIQIMQPEMAMPLQHMLKWLIYTGRMFQAIDSIQSYVLNKPEQYVEQYTKSWSTIDRLYRLAQNAFKQLDTTAVPETIDTDNLYQDLNVTYEKHTDTLNREWLQCLHQFKFDYKALPVPKQYDFYNKEIAPQDQKVVVIISDALRYEVGEQLLSELHSDTKNTAELRHMLASIPSKTNVGMAQLLPRKTIAFNNGSIEINGINNSGIPNREKVIQSTQEDALALSYSDLEDLDQEERRAIFKKRLVYIYHDIIDNTGDTMSSERRTFEAAKEAILELKLFIKKLHSSYNVAKVFITADHGFLYNDRKIQEKEKERLPKRDMVQSHNRYYLTEDNMEPELGYSIPLSATTVFEENLFVTIPASVNRYRKQGVGHQFVHGGGSLQELVVPLIESSRKREKVTKRVNPILVYKGKLKIVSNILRLNLLQENEVSRYEKQRSVTIGLYKDGTLVSNLEELDLNATGMSPSERMTRIELTLSSEGADATLFKLKVFDKEDTLNPIIEEQVQNNTIITPDF; from the coding sequence ATGTTAAAAGAAAGAATACAAGACTATTTTAAGAACAATCCTAGGTTGAGGGTACTCTTTTTCTTTGATAAAGATCAAGAATACCTAGAAGAGGTAGATGCGTTAGATCTGCAAGATATTCATATAGAAAAATATAAAAATACGCCTTTTAGCACTAAAGTAAAATTACTCACAGAGCTACATACAGAAAAGGTATTCTTGTATCTAACACTTGCCTCGCCAGCTACGCAAGATGCCTATCACAACTTTCCCTTAATGGGATTATTACTGGCAAATAAAGAATTGCAACTGGATAATGTAGGAGAATTTATGGAGCGTTTTGCACTAAAACGCCATCAGAAAAATCTAGTAGCTCGTTATATATCAGAGCTTAAATATAGTGGTGTGCAATCGGTTTGCGAGCCTATATTAAACACCTCCAATTTTAATGAGACGGCACTACAGCGAGCGCTAGTTTCTGCTTTTCTTAAATTTAAAAAAATTGAATCTTGGTCTATACTTTCAGCTCGTTTATTGGTGGTAGCCAATAAAGAAGATACCAATGAAGCGGTGCGTTTTGTTAAAAAAGTATCTTCATTAAATTTTGAAGACACGGTGCTTCATAAAATAAATGAATGCACTGGCTATGCTATCCAAGAGTTATCTGTTGCTCAATTACAAAAGACCGCTCAAAGTGTACTTTATAATAATATTACACAAAATATTAGTAAGGTAGAAAAAGATCCTTATCGTAATCTTAAAGTAGAAGATCCTACAAAAATCACTCAGCTCAACCAGCTTCTGTATGAAGTAGAGCGTAATCCTAACTTATCACAAGACTTTGTTACTACCTTATCCAAAGCAGAAATACACATCAAGGGTGCAACCTTATTGCAGGTGTATGGTGTGGATGCAGACTTTGCTTTTTACACAACTGCGATGGTCTGGGATATAGTAGACAGATTACAATCTACCTTGAGGGAGCATCCTGAGTACGCTTTCGCGAAAGCGGAACACATACAAATAATGCAACCTGAAATGGCTATGCCCTTACAGCATATGCTTAAATGGCTGATATATACGGGAAGAATGTTTCAAGCGATAGATAGCATACAAAGTTATGTGCTTAATAAACCAGAACAATATGTAGAGCAATACACAAAAAGCTGGTCTACCATAGATAGATTATACCGTCTGGCTCAAAATGCTTTTAAGCAATTAGATACGACTGCAGTTCCTGAGACTATTGACACAGATAATCTCTATCAAGATCTAAATGTAACTTACGAGAAACATACCGATACACTTAACAGAGAGTGGCTGCAGTGTTTACATCAGTTCAAGTTTGACTATAAGGCATTACCAGTGCCTAAACAATATGATTTTTATAATAAGGAGATCGCACCACAAGATCAAAAAGTTGTAGTCATTATCTCTGATGCCTTACGCTATGAAGTAGGTGAACAATTATTATCTGAGTTGCATTCTGATACTAAAAACACTGCAGAGTTAAGACATATGCTTGCCTCCATACCTTCTAAGACTAATGTAGGTATGGCACAGTTGTTACCTAGAAAAACTATTGCTTTTAATAATGGATCTATTGAAATTAATGGTATCAATAATTCTGGTATTCCTAATAGAGAAAAGGTTATACAAAGCACTCAAGAAGATGCACTTGCGCTTAGTTATAGCGATTTAGAAGATCTTGATCAAGAAGAAAGAAGAGCAATTTTTAAAAAACGGCTGGTTTACATTTATCACGATATTATTGATAATACTGGAGACACAATGAGTTCAGAGAGAAGGACTTTTGAAGCTGCCAAAGAAGCAATTTTAGAATTAAAGTTGTTCATAAAGAAACTTCATAGTTCTTACAATGTTGCAAAGGTCTTCATAACAGCAGATCACGGCTTTCTTTATAATGACCGCAAGATTCAAGAAAAAGAAAAGGAACGTTTGCCAAAGCGAGATATGGTACAATCCCATAATCGCTACTACTTAACAGAAGATAATATGGAGCCAGAATTAGGTTATTCTATTCCTTTAAGCGCTACGACAGTTTTTGAAGAGAACTTATTTGTGACCATCCCAGCTTCTGTAAATCGTTATAGAAAACAAGGCGTAGGTCATCAATTTGTTCACGGTGGTGGTAGTCTACAAGAATTAGTAGTACCACTTATAGAAAGTTCTAGAAAACGTGAGAAAGTTACTAAGAGAGTAAACCCTATACTTGTGTATAAAGGCAAATTAAAAATTGTCTCTAATATTTTACGTTTGAATCTCTTACAAGAAAATGAAGTTTCTCGCTACGAAAAGCAGCGTAGTGTAACTATAGGTTTATATAAAGACGGCACGCTAGTAAGTAATCTAGAAGAACTAGATCTAAATGCCACAGGAATGTCTCCTAGTGAGCGTATGACACGTATAGAACTCACATTATCTAGTGAGGGAGCTGATGCTACCTTATTTAAACTTAAGGTTTTTGATAAAGAAGATACACTCAACCCAATTATAGAAGAGCAAGTACAAAATAACACCATCATAACACCAGATTTCTAA